The following coding sequences are from one Camelus dromedarius isolate mCamDro1 chromosome 30, mCamDro1.pat, whole genome shotgun sequence window:
- the RRS1 gene encoding ribosome biogenesis regulatory protein homolog, with the protein MEGQNVEELLAKAERDEAEKLQRITVHKELELEFDLGNLLALDRNPPTGLRHAGPTQEAELRALARDNTQLLINQLWQLPTERVEEALVARLPEPTTRLPREKPVPRPRPLTRWQQFARLKGIRPKKKTNLVWDEVSGQWRRRWGYQRARDDTKEWLIEVPGSADPMEDQFAKRIQAKKERVAKNELNRLRNLARAHKIQLPSATGMHPTGHQSKEELGRAMQVARVSTASVGRFQERLPKEKAPRGSGKKRKFQPLFGDFAAEKKSQLEMLRVMNSKKPQMDVTRATNKQMREEDQEEAAKRRKMSQKGKRKGGRQGPGGKRKGGPPSQGGKRKGGLGGKMNSAPPGLGGRRKGGQHHGGKRRK; encoded by the coding sequence ATGGAGGGCCAGAACGTGGAGGAGCTGCTGGCAAAGGCGGAGCGAGACGAAGCAGAGAAGCTGCAGCGCATCACGGTGCACAAGGAGCTGGAGCTCGAGTTCGACCTGGGTAACCTGCTGGCCTTGGACCGGAACCCCCCGACAGGGCTGCGGCACGCGGGACCCACGCAGGAGGCCGAGCTGCGGGCCCTGGCGCGGGACAACACGCAGCTGCTCATCAACCAGCTGTGGCAGCTGCCCACCGAGCGCGTGGAGGAGGCGCTGGTGGCGCGGCTGCCGGAGCCCACCACTCGTCTGCCGCGCGAGAAGCCGGTGCCCCGGCCGCGGCCGCTCACACGCTGGCAGCAGTTTGCGCGCCTTAAGGGCATCCGTCCCAAGAAGAAGACCAATCTGGTGTGGGATGAGGTGAGCGGCCAGTGGCGCCGCCGCTGGGGCTACCAGCGCGCCCGCGACGACACCAAGGAATGGTTGATCGAGGTGCCCGGCAGTGCTGACCCCATGGAGGACCAGTTCGCCAAGCGGATTCAGGCTAAGAAGGAACGGGTGGCTAAGAACGAGCTGAACCGGCTGCGTAACCTGGCCCGCGCACACAAGATACAGCTGCCCAGCGCGACCGGCATGCACCCCACCGGACACCAGAGTAAGGAGGAGCTGGGCCGCGCCATGCAGGTGGCCAGGGTCTCCACCGCCTCTGTGGGACGCTTCCAGGAGCGCCTGCCCAAGGAGAAGGCGCCCCGGGGCTCCGGCAAGAAGAGGAAGTTTCAGCCCCTTTTCGGGGACTTTGCTGCCGAGAAAAAGAGCCAGCTGGAAATGCTGCGAGTGATGAACAGCAAAAAGCCTCAAATGGACGTGACGAGGGCCACCAATAAGCAGATGAGGGAGGAGGACCAGGAAGAGGCGGcgaaaaggaggaaaatgagtCAGAAGGGCAAGAGAAAGGGAGGCCGACAGGGTCCTGGGGGTAAGAGGAAAGGGGGCCCGCCcagccagggagggaagaggaaaggtgGCTTGGGAGGCAAGATGAATTCCGCGCCGCCTGGcttgggtggcaggagaaaaggaGGGCAACACCacggaggaaagaggaggaagtaa